Part of the Prunus dulcis chromosome 8, ALMONDv2, whole genome shotgun sequence genome is shown below.
GGTGGTATGAGAATGTGGTATATAAATGtagtaagagtagcattattaaTTAGATGAGATTGTAATTACTTTCCTATTTATTGTATACttgtacatatataaattctctCATGGCAAGATGAAAAAATCACTCTGAATTATTCTaccctaatattttaaatctTGGGTAAATTGCActaatggtcctcaaacttgtatgcgtggtacattttggtccctaaattcaattattagtccaaatgatACCTAAACTCTATGTTAATTggccatttgatccaaccgttaggttccgtcaatgTTGTCGTGAAATTTAAGGGTAAAACTGTCCAAATTATGTAGAATAGCTAATTCTTGAAGCGACAGAGGCGTCATTTGATGAattcagcttcttcttcaatgaagGTAGCGATGTCTGAAAGCTCAACGAATTCAACTCGATCAAATGGGTATTGCTTTTGTGGGATGAAGATTAAACGGCGGACTTCATGGACAGATCTGAACCTGGGAAGAAGGTTTGAGGCATGCGACCAAAATCGGGTAAGATAGAGtaagggttttgttttgtttaagtgAAGAATTGAATGGTGTGCTGGGCTCTGATTGATTGTGTGTAACAACTGATGTGCAGAATAGCCAAACAAGACATCATTTCTTTGAATGGCTGGATAATGAAACATGTCCAAGAGGAAAGGAAGTGCTTTCTGGATTGCTTAGAAGACTCAGAGGTATGGAGGAAGAAATTAGAGCAAGAGATGAGCAACTGAGATTAGTGGAagtagagaagaaaaaattggaagagaaaGGGTGTGTTgttattgaaggaaaaaaggaattgGAATGGAGTAGACAGAGACAATTGAAATTGGGGTTTGCTTTGATCCTTTCATGgtgtttgtttgtaatttttgtgatGAGTAGAAAGATTTAGCTATGAATGTTAGGTCTGTAATGGCCTTTTAGGTTTGTAATGGGATTAGAGGTATGAATGTAATGTGGTGTTTGTTAGCTATGAATGTAATGTGGTGTTTGTTAGCTATGAAATAGTTTGTGGAGTATTTTAGGTAAAACAATTCCATAACCAAAACCACACCAATTCCAGAAATGAATACCAATTACAGAACCAAAACCACACCAATTCCAGAAATGAATACCAAAACCACACCAATTCCAGAAATGAATACCAATTACAGAACCAAAGCCACACCAATTCCAGAAATTAATACCAATTCTATAACCAAAAACCAATCCCATAGcgaaaaccaatttcataacCAAATTGCACAGCATAAACCAATTCCATTACCAATATGTAGAGTCAATTCTAATCCACAAGCTGTGATTCCATAAAAGCACATCTGAAATTACAGAACCTAAACCAAAAGGAAGAGTGTAAATCCACAAAATAACATCCCAAAAGCTGTGATCCTATTGTTTGTACTGTAAGCAAAAATGCAGGGCCTTTACATAACCACAATGCATATCTTGAACAAAATCCACATCCCAAATtacacaaaatatatatgattccCCCTGCCTTGTGAATGATTATGGTTGTGATAGAACTTCTGTAGGCCTTTTGAATGTTTCTCTTCTAATAGCAGCCCTTTTGAATGTTCCTCCTCTTGCCAAACCTCTTGCCAAACCTCTGACCATAGTTCTTGGCAAACCTCTTCCCACACCTCTTGCCAACTAAAGAAAGAGGACCAATATAAGTTCTGAACTatattgcaaaaaaataagtgagcatatttgaaaaataaacctCAAACAACATACACTTTGTTGTGAAGAAGTAGCAACTTCAGTTGCAACAGCTGGAGCCTCGTTAAATCTTCCTGTTCCTCTATCCAACCTTTTTCCCATATCTCTTAGCATACTTCTTGGCCAACCTCTTATACCTCTTGCCACCTAAACAAAGAGGACCAATATAAGTTCGCAACTAAATTGCAGATTTGTGAGACAacatatttgaagaaaaataccCCAAAAAACGTATACTTTGTGAAGAAGTAGCAACTTCTTTTGCAACAGCTGGAGCCTTATTGGCTATTCCTCTTCCTCGGCCTCTGCCCCTCACTCTAACTGCCCCTCCCTCAGTGTGGACCTCTTTTTGGGCAAAAGATGCATTTGCCTGCAAGAGCACAAATAATTATTACTTCCAAAACATGTAACAACTCaaaatttgcataataaataattacctGTTGCTTTTCTGAGCTATGTCTGTCACAAGTTGCCCTATTATGGCCACTTTGACCACATCTCCTACATGTGATCTTAATAAAAAGTCTTCTAAGCTTGTCTCTTGGTTGAACATAATTTGGAGGCATTGGATGTggtgggggtggtggtggtaccACAATTTCAGCAGGTTCTTTGGACCTAGTTTTTTTGGGCCTTCCTGGCTGTACCCTAACAGTTGGGGGATGTATTGGAGGATGCCCAGATTTAGCCCATTGATCCATTGAAGGGATGGGATAAATCATTGGTCCATATGACTTCATATAAGTTGCAGGCTTGTAACATTCATCCACATAATCAATGGGGCTTTCATCCCtttgaaaaatttcagaaattgcATGGCCACATGGTATCCCACATAAATCCCACCTCCGACAAGAACATGTCCTTGCCCTAAGATCCacaacaaattctccaccatacATGTGGGTCACTTGATATGTTTGCAAGCCAGCCAGTCGAGGAATGCATGTGGAGGCATCTAACTTGTTTTTCTCAATTATCTTGAAGATTCTTGGCCCAACTGGATGTTTCCATTTCTGACATGCAGCCCTTCTATTTGCCATCCTAAGCATCACAAGAACTCTTATCCTCTCCAAGCAAGTCAAAATGGACTGATCTCTTGCATCTACTATTGCTGAATTGAAACTTTCACAAAGATTGTTCAACAACAGATCACACTTAAACCGTGTATCAAAGTGAGATCTACTCCAATTCTTTGCAGGTATCTTACTGAGCCATTCCCACGCTTCCTCATCCTCTTGTTTCATATTTTCCATTTCTGCTTCCCACCAAGGCATAGTTGTGGCTCTTGCTGCAGCCCACAATATGTGTTTTAGAGCAACACCAGAGTGTGATGATCTAAAGTTATTATATAAGTGTCTAACACACATCCTGTGCTCTACAGTTGGAAGTAGAGTCTCAATTGCAGGTATGAGTCCCTTTTGCTTGTCGCTAATGAAGACATATGACAAACCATTTGTAATCTTTAGATCTTCAATCAGCAGCCTAAGAAACCAGATCCACGATTGTTTGCTTTCAATCTCAACAACTGCATAAGCAATTGGGAAACTGCCATTGTTGCCATCCACCCCAACTGCTGTCAAAATCTGGCCAGGATAAGGACCTTTTACATGGCACCCATCAAGACCAATAACTGGTCTGCATCCATCTAAAAATCATTGCCTGCAACCAGCCAAGCAAACATACATCCTTAGAAAGATAGCTTGGGCCCCCACTTGTTCAGTTTGAATTACAACTGTACTTCCTTTGTTTGCCTTCTTCAATTCCTCTGCATAATCCCTTAACCTAGCATATTGTTCTTTGTAACTCCCTTCAATCATTAGTTTGGCCCTCTTTTTGGCCCTATATATTTGATGTCTTGTGACATTCATACAATAATCATCCAAAACATCCTCTTGCAATGATTTCACATCCAAGTCTGTGTCTTTCTTCAGTTTCTTAGAATACCTATTGCAAAGCCACTTGGATGAGGCATACTTCAACTTGTCGACCCTCCCACAAGTGTGTTCTAGGCTCATAGTCTTGATTACAAATGTAGATTCTCTCTTATCTATCTTTgaagcatataaataaaatggacATTTCAGTCCTCCCATACATACTACCTGGAGCCTcactttgtcatttttttttgaattttatcaaCTTGCCATGTAGAATTGCATACTCCTCCACAGCTTCTTTCAAAACCTTTTTGTTTGCAAATCGCATTCCCATCCTAAACTCTGGATTCCTTAAATCCACCTCTCTCCTGTCCTCCTTCAACTTtggcaatttctttttctttcttttgcccTTTTCCTCACCATTACCCTGATCCTGATCCTCTTCATCACTTCCTGTGTCCAAATCCGATGTGTTAGCACCATGTGATGAAACCTCTCCTGGAGCATCATAAGTAGGCCCAACTGTCTCATGTCCATGGGGCTGAACAGTAGGCTCAACATTCTCACCTGCATTGGCCTGAACACTAGGCCCAATGTTCTCACCTGCATTGGCCTCACCACTAGGCCCAATGTTCTCACCTGCATTGGCCTCACCACTTGCGCCCCCAACTACCACATTCTCAGCTACAAGCACCTCATCTTCTTGTTCACTGAATTCATAATCACTATCCACAAATTGTGCATCATTTTCCTCATTTTCCCCTTCGTTTCCAACCTCTCCATTCTCAGTTGCTGCAGCCTTATTTTCCTCTCCTTTCTCAGTTGCTGCAAcctcattttcctcttcatttcCAACTTCTACATATGCATCTGCATCCCCTGGTTCATTGAATGCGTGCCATGTGACACCCTTCCCATGATTTTCTACATCTGCATCATAGTTATATTCTGCACTATCCAAACTAGGCCATGCAGCAGATGCTTGAGTCCCAAGCCCATTACCATTTGAATTTTCCAAATCTGTATAGTACAACACAAGAACCCTATTACATGGCATGCATCCAACCATTTCAACTACTTTACTATCAGAGGTAATAAGCTCCAATATGTTACCATCCTTTTCTCCAGCCTTTCTATACCTAATCTCCATAGTTTGCTCAATTTTCGAAACATCTATTGTATACCCCAACTCTTTCCCTATCTTCCTTAAATCCAGCAATGATAGAAAGTCATCAACAACATTATCTAAATAACAGACCTTACCACCTTTATAAACCCCATTTTCAAACATACCCCCATGGTGTAGTTCAAGAGTGACTCTGTCATAGATATCTGCAAACAGTACATATCAAATTTCAGAGTTAGCTGCACACACATCTCCTTTATCTAATGCTacaggtttagggttttaattttttttaaccgTTTCAGTCAATGCTAATAGTGAATTAAGTGTGAAGTAGACAACAAAGGGACCACACCAAACATAAAAACCTATACTTTGCAGTCAATCCCAGCATAAAGAAAATAGATGTTTCGACATAAAGAAACTGAACTTGGACCACACACTTCCAATCCCAGTATCTTTTCAACATAAAGAAACTGACCTTGGACCACACACTTGCAAACACAAAACATCGATTTGCAAAACAAGATGAATATAAAATACAGACAGATATTCCCTTACCGTATTTGGGATTCTCTCCACCCCAACGGAACTCAAACTCCATCAGTGatgagcatccacaatgatcGAAATCCAGAAATTCCCCCAAAACCCCCAAATAGGAACCCCAACACCCTGGTTCTCTGTTGTTGCCTTCGCACCTCCGTTCATGCGATTGTTCAAAACCGAATGCGACGTTTGGGCTAATCGGAGAAGAAGACATTCAGGTCGAAAAAGACGCATATACCCTTTCAGATTTAAAAAGACGCTTATACCCATCCTAGACCCCGTGACTGCCGTTGACTTGTTAAAAACTCACAGAAAATGTAACGTTTGGATCAAATGGCCAATTAACATAGAGTTTaggtaccatttggactaataattgaatttagggaccaaaatgtaccacgcatacaagtttgaggaccattagTGCAATTTACCCTTTAAATCTTTTTAATTGGTGGGGATGTGCCAGGGAAGTTCCTATGAGGAGACCTGAAGTCCTAAACCCTCAGAAAGTCCAGAACTGACGTGGATGCCTGGTCTGAGATATTGCCACGTCTACTTGCTTGCGTGGAAATTAAGTTACCCTTTCTTGATTCAACGTTATCCATCTCGAAACGACAGGCAAATAGCTTACGCACGAAACGACAATCCACAAAGCCGTTTGATCGCTTAAGCAGGATCACCCGGACCCGCATCATTCAGAGGTAATGCTGTTACAACAATAGGTCACCGCTTTGTGACTTTTacgtttatttcttttttaatattaaatgaaaaaataaaaaactaatgcTAGGATAGTCTTCCCCAACCGCCGaagcaaaaaggaaaaacgtCTTCTTTTTCGAACGAgttataatttgtttctttcgaCTTTCTCGGAAATTAATCACTCTCAAATTTCCCGGGAAAATCCCGAGCTCAGGTTCGTACCCTAAGACCTCATTTCAATTGCCTTTGCTtaaatcttttcttcttttctttattgttttcaagaattggTTCTATTTCTGGCCCATATTCAATTCTTTCGCATAGGTTAATCATCTCCTCTGTCATTGATGTTTTAGGGTTCTTCCTTTGATTTTTAGTGAAGAATGTGCTATTTATTCTTATTGATTTCTGTTAATTGTAATTCTGCTTCTGGAAGTTAGGTTCTGGTGGAACTAAGTTGTTTGGGTTTGGCtgacaaagaaaaagtgattttcattattttactTGGATGTTTAGCTTTATATTCAATGATTGGTTAGTAGAATATGTTAATGCTTCATGCTTAAATTGTGATACTGATGATGAGTATATGGATCACTGTGTTTTGTATTGATTAGATGTATGTTATAGGTCTGTTAAGTGTATTAATTGTAGAAACTGACTTCTATAGTGCTGATAAAGTGCAAGGTGTTTCATTTAAGCTCCACAATTTTTGGTCCAAGCCTTGACAAAAACTAGGAGTGAGCATGGGGTTGGGCGAACCTGACTAACCCGAATCCAACCCACATTTTGGGCAAATCTAGTAAGGATAATTGAGCtaacaaatttataattttcttaacccaaacaaaaagttGGCAAACATGTTAGCTGGGTTTGCATGGTGCTTGTAAGGAAGAGATATCATGATGTCAGACATTTATGTCGAAAAGAAGCATTTTCAGCTTTGATAATGCACTATATTGGAGGTAGTTTATGTATTACATCATGAGTTAAAAGGATAGCTATTCATTATTATAAAGATTTTCTTCCTATTAAATGCtgttgttttaattttcacattaattaaaagtttcCTTTTCTCATTGgagattttgttttatttaccCGGGCTTCTTCTTTTACGTCCTGATAGCAAACATTCGCATTTGGCTTAGATGGTATGCTTGTACTGCAGAATATCTTCAAGGAGCTGTTTAGCAGGCAAGAAGGTGGCTGGCTTTTCTCTATTGTGACACCATAATTTTTTGCCAGGAGCAGTTTTCttaaagagaggagaagaggaCCCCTGAAGGGAAGGGCTGATGAATTCATCTTGGACAAAATAGATCACTTAAGTGGTGTGAAAGCTCAAATAAAgtctaacaaaaaaaaaccgatAAAGCACGTTTGGTTCAGTGACTCTTCAAAGTTAACTTCACCATATAGTCCAAGACCCGGATTCAATGGGATGGAGGGGCATTTTAtgctcttcctttttctttttatccatGGTCGAGGCCTCCAGCAGATTAGGAGAAATGTGGTCACTTAACCTTGGTGCTGAATCAGCAGCAGCCTTCAGCTGGCCAATCCTCAGTGCTAGCATATTCGTACTTGttgctcttcttctctccatgTACCTTATCTTCGAGCATTTAGCTGCTTATAATCAGCCAGAGGTCTAATCTTGTTCCTCTTGTTAtttgtcaaagaaaaaaaaaagtttctttttgCACTTTTTTTTCGGTGATACCCTACTTAATTTATCTGCTCTCCtgtgaaattttgttttgcttctATCTAAAGATAACTTTGATTCATCTTTTGTGGTGAcatatcatttttcttctccttttatCTATTTTCAGGAGCAGAAGTTTCTGATTGGTCTCATTCTAATGGTTCCTGTTTATGCACTGGAATCGGTACGACACATTACGTTCTGTGATCACATTCTTCAGTTGTATGCTAGTTTTACTTGTAACTCTATATGAGTTAACTATTTATATTGTGATGGATCACactttcttttaaatatattGAGTAAAGCTTAGAAACACATgagtatatataaatgcaGTTCAAGGGCTGTTTTAAATGAAGGCGTTTTACTACTTAACCCTTCTCAATTAGTTAGAGAATAGTTACAAATTTAGTATGAAACAGACTAAGAGGAAAATCAGATTGGAACATGATGCTCATCCCAAAAGCATGCTATTTACATAGTTATTAGTATTGATATGGAGCTCAAATGAATGTGCATTCCTCTGGAACGCTAAATGGGAGTATACCAAGAGGTCATGTTTCCTTGTGCAGATAAAACAAATTGTAGCATGCCAGATATTTTGATAAGTATATGGATTCAATGTATTAGTTAGATATTGACAACTTGTCGAAATGACAGATGGAGAATTTGGAtgtatttaatttcttttgctagATTAGGTTATTACCCATTTTATAGATAAGTGAGTTTAATTTCTACTTCTTGTTAAAAACGGAGATAATTTGGCAAAGTTTCTCAAAGGAAGGAACTAAACTTTTAGTTCAAATCCTAGAGTTATGACAGTTATAAGATTTCTGCATAGATGGGCCCTTTGTCTACAATTCTTTAAGGATTTCAGTTCATGAAATCTGTTCTTATTGTGGAAACTATATGACAAAAGTAAGATTTCTGCATACAGTtgatccttttgtttttcttagtATCTGACTGCTTTTATTCTATCATGTATCCAGTTCGTACTGCTTCCCTTTTCATTAGTACTTACCATTTGATGGATTAGTAATATATTGCGCATGATAACACTTTTCGCTGTAGTTTTTGTCGCTGTTGGACTCAAATGCTGCCTTCAACTGCGAAGCAATTCGGGACTGCTATGAAGCTTTTGCATTATATTGTTTCGAGCGATACCTGATTGCCTGCTTAGGTATGTAACGGAAATGTGAATGttgaatcttctgtgattatGAAGTACTTACTACCACACACAGTGGTTTGAATCagtattctttttttcctaGAAGTACTGTTCTTGTGTGCGCAGTCTGTATGCATTCATGCAAACTTATATATTGATAAGTAATATTCCAATGGATGAGTAGTTAACCAGGTTTGTTGAACATCTTTAATAACATAAAGCCTGAAAAAAATCCTTGTTGTGGACAAATATTTTTCTATGTTAAGGTGGTGAGAAGAGGACAATTGAATTTATGGAGAGTCAGAGCGTACTCGATTCCAGTACACCTCTTTTGAAAGATGCTTACGCTTATGGAGTTGTAGAGCATCCCTTCCCACTAAATTGCCTCATAGGTGACTGGCCTCTTGGTCCCACATTCTACCATGCTGTGAAAGTGGGCATCGTTCAGTATGTATGTAGTCATTTCCTGCTGAAACTTTATTTCAATCGTTTTATTTCCTTCGAAGTTTTCCGCCTTATTTGGTCTTCTCTGACTCATTATTTTCCAGATGATACTGAAATTGATCTGCGCTTTGCTCGCAATGATTCTTGAGACTTTTGGTGTTTATGGAGAAGGGAAATTTGACTGGAGATATGggtaatatattttcttttgtatcaTTTAGGTCTTAAAGCTAACTGTTACAAGTAGATAAATCTTTATGCCTGCTTAGATGACAGGTTGAGTATGTCTTATATATTGATGCTTGATGCACACACGCACAGACACTTACACATACTGACACTTTCTTGAGCACAGAAGTTTTTGTGCGTGCTTAGGATGACTTGTTGGCAGCTGTGATTTTATTACATTTCGCTTTTAATGATGGActtgtttcttttgtatttctcattatatatatatatatatatattgttctgACTTAGTTTTGTTTGCTTGCAGCTATCCTTACTTGGCAGTTGTTCTTAATTTTAGTCAGACGTGGGCCCTATattgccttgtgcagttttaCTCTGTTATTAAAGACAAATTACAACCCATTAAACCATTAGCGAAGTTTCTGACTTTCAAGTCAATTGTGTTCTTGACATGGTGGCAAGGCATCGCAGTTGCATTTCTTTTCTCTATGGGTGCCTTCAAAGGGTCTTTGGCTCAAGAGCTGAAAACTCGCATACAAGACTATATCATATGCATAGAGGTGAGTAATTTAACTAATCATTTACATGTACTGTTAAATTGTATTGAGTTTGATGTTGTAGGGCATGAAGGCCTGATACATCTTTAACAATTTGACGTGCAAACGTAAgtgaattgaaattgaaagcgTCAAATTAGTTTTGAAAGGAAGTAGATAAATTAATTAGTTGGACCAATGTTTTGGATGATCAGAAGAAACCCAGGATCTCATTGGAGATCAAGTTTATCCCGTAGGTGGGTAGTTCTAAGTTATTGCACTATAAAGTAGACTCTACTTAGATTGTAATCATACCATGTTCCTTTAAGGAAAACAATGGAAGAACCTCCTTTTTGTTACTGTCAGAGTAAAATCCTGAAGTTcttaaaagaaatagaaaaaccAAAGGTTATCTTTTATAACAAGATGTTAAGAGGCTCTTGTATAGAACCCAAAAACCCTaactaaattaaaaaccctaacTAAATTAAATTCTATCTTTCAAAATAATCAGCAGTCCAAAATAACTGAGGAAGAACATAAAAAAagtatgtaattaaaatattcaGCTACAGTACTATGAACAATTAATAGAGCTGTGTGTGAAGAATGACCGGAAAATTGTGTACACTTTTCTAATAAAAGTTTTAAATTCTGGTTCACCATTATTTTATGAGAACTTTGAGTCAAATATTAAACAATTGTTTTGAACTGGAAATAAAATGACTTTGGTGACTTAAGCATACTACGCTTATTCCAGTTGTGGCCAAAGTTTAGCTTGAAATCTAACGAATCTTGGTATTCAAGGTTGTTTGGTTTTGAAGGATGCATAAACGAGAATCAAGTGTAACACACTTCTCAATCTGTTTAGCCATTTGCAAATATTTGGAAAACAGCATTTTCAGATGATGACTgtagaatttgaatttgaatatatcTAGAAATAGATTCTCTGTTCGTGATAATGATTTGTATATTTAAGATCATTAGTAAGTCAATAGGAAGATTCAGTGATTAGTTTTATGTTAGTGGTTGTTACCATTGTATTTATgcttattttcttaattcaactattgttatatttatttgtctTATCAggattgcttttgtttttaggtttttcaatattatatcttattttttgttagGTTATTTGATCAAAGGTGTGGGTCAATCTTAAAAGCTGAACAATAAAAGTTCAATCTCATTTCCCTTAATCTTAAAGTTGGAGAATTACAGTTATCCATTgttggtaaaaaaaaacataagtaTCTTCTTTAGGACCCACTTGTTAAATATTTAGATACTTGAGGAATTGAATAAATTACTATGGTTATCTTTCcaaaaaatattcaacaatTACTCCGattttatgtgtataataGTTTATGATACATGAGTCAAGTTTTCTGAATAGGTTCTATGTGTACCTGTTTGTTGTAAGTTCTGGTTGATGTTCAGTACATAGAAACTTTTCCAAATATGATCCTGAAGTTCAAAGGGTTGTGATTTCAAACTTGTCAAACAGATGGGTGTGGCTGCTGTGGTTCACCTTTATGTCTTTCCAGCAGTACCTTACAAACGAGGAGAAAGATGTGTGCGTAATGTTGCTGTGATGACTGACTATGCATCATTGGGAGCACCTCCTGATCCAGAGGAGGTACGTGATTGTGAAAGAACAACCAGAGTGCATCTGGCACGGCatgatgagagagaaaagCGCTTGAATTTCCCCCAAAGTGTTCGTGATGTGATTTTTGGAAGCGGTGAAATTGTGAGAAGTTAACCCTaataacttactttttcatttaaaacTCTTTTCTGGACTTTATCGTCACTTTTATGTTCTCATTTGTTGTTTCAGATTGTTGATGACATGAAGTATACAGTTTCCCATGTGGTAGAACCAGTCGAAAGAGGATTTGCAAAGATAAATAAAACCTTGCATCAGATATCTGAGAATGTGAAACGCCACGAGGAGCAGAGGAAGAGCATAAAGGATGATAGTTATGTTATCCCCTTGAATTCATGGAATAGAGAATTTTCTGAAGTTCGTGACAATCTTGTTGAAGGGAGTATCAGTGACAGTGGTTTGTCTAGTGGGAGGAGACAGCAGTCCCAGTCTAAAGCTTCAACATCTCAGAATAGAGCATGGAGATGATGTTAACAAAAGTATATGTAAGATCATCACCGGCGTAACTTGTAAATGGTGTCGTGAGTTCAACGTGATTTTAGAAGACGTTGATATACATTAGCTGGCCAGAAGAGCTGGTGGTTTATGGAGCTAACtcgtcaacaaaaacaaacattcatgAATTTTGGCATCAAGAAGGAATCTTCTTGATCAAAAAAGGATTGTTTTTTATGTGCACAGTACAGAATGGCGGAGCGATGGACAGAGCTAATACCACTTTATCTATGTGAACGCTAGGCCACATAACGATTTGAGTATAAGCAAtggaaataaaatttaattttggcaGAAGCTATTCTAGTACAGGATGTGTTATGATAGCCtgtttcatctctctcttgaGACATGGTTTCTTCAGAAAACTACATTTGATTAGGCCAGACTCACTACCTTCTATATTGTAAATTTAGTAGAAAGGGATCCTTGTGCTCGTTATAATTTGGTTATCAAATTGCATTGTgtttattttgggtgtgtAGAGCATTATCCCAAGTCAAAATTGTTTCTGTCTTTCCTTTCAGATCTTGTCTCATTTAACAATTTATTACTTATTTTGAAAGCGTGGGTGATGAGATAAGATTAAGATGGGTTCACCGGACCGGTTTCCTCTAATGtaaccacacaaaaaaacctttgattttcattattgatgtctgttttatttttttttaaaaagtttatcTCAAGAATAATTTACCGCCATTTATTGAgaaatgtaaaaataaattaaaaaa
Proteins encoded:
- the LOC117637195 gene encoding protein LAZ1 homolog 1-like isoform X1, with the translated sequence MGWRGILCSSFFFLSMVEASSRLGEMWSLNLGAESAAAFSWPILSASIFVLVALLLSMYLIFEHLAAYNQPEEQKFLIGLILMVPVYALESFLSLLDSNAAFNCEAIRDCYEAFALYCFERYLIACLGGEKRTIEFMESQSVLDSSTPLLKDAYAYGVVEHPFPLNCLIGDWPLGPTFYHAVKVGIVQYMILKLICALLAMILETFGVYGEGKFDWRYGYPYLAVVLNFSQTWALYCLVQFYSVIKDKLQPIKPLAKFLTFKSIVFLTWWQGIAVAFLFSMGAFKGSLAQELKTRIQDYIICIEMGVAAVVHLYVFPAVPYKRGERCVRNVAVMTDYASLGAPPDPEEVRDCERTTRVHLARHDEREKRLNFPQSVRDVIFGSGEIIVDDMKYTVSHVVEPVERGFAKINKTLHQISENVKRHEEQRKSIKDDSYVIPLNSWNREFSEVRDNLVEGSISDSGLSSGRRQQSQSKASTSQNRAWR
- the LOC117637195 gene encoding protein LAZ1 homolog 1-like isoform X2 — encoded protein: MVPVYALESFLSLLDSNAAFNCEAIRDCYEAFALYCFERYLIACLGGEKRTIEFMESQSVLDSSTPLLKDAYAYGVVEHPFPLNCLIGDWPLGPTFYHAVKVGIVQYMILKLICALLAMILETFGVYGEGKFDWRYGYPYLAVVLNFSQTWALYCLVQFYSVIKDKLQPIKPLAKFLTFKSIVFLTWWQGIAVAFLFSMGAFKGSLAQELKTRIQDYIICIEMGVAAVVHLYVFPAVPYKRGERCVRNVAVMTDYASLGAPPDPEEVRDCERTTRVHLARHDEREKRLNFPQSVRDVIFGSGEIIVDDMKYTVSHVVEPVERGFAKINKTLHQISENVKRHEEQRKSIKDDSYVIPLNSWNREFSEVRDNLVEGSISDSGLSSGRRQQSQSKASTSQNRAWR